In Mytilus trossulus isolate FHL-02 chromosome 6, PNRI_Mtr1.1.1.hap1, whole genome shotgun sequence, a single window of DNA contains:
- the LOC134723467 gene encoding fibrinogen C domain-containing protein 1-like, whose protein sequence is MMKFCCSIVIILCTLGVSHGGILSGKCRTSNGTCGRRGFACNETLGSGWKQYGKCCNERPCCKYIRDCSDLPKDSRNGIYRIKPDHAEEFDVYCDMKVDHGGWTVIQRRESGDLNFIEGWEKYKTGFGKLKREFWLGNDKIHTLTSQGRYELLIGLVDFDNNQAHAKYKHFYIGNETSKYKINVYGYSGSAGDSLNYHNGMPFTTIDRDNDPYIDKNCAALSNGAWWFRTCFHSHLNGIFFNRTPSNHWGGIIWKDWKGFHYSLRATEMMIRRL, encoded by the exons ATGATGAAGTTTTGTTGTTCGATTGTTATCATCCTCTGCACACTTGGTGTGTCTCATGGCGGCA TTCTTTCTGGAAAATGCCGAACGTCAAATGGTACATGCGGAAGAAGAGGTTTCGCGTGTAATGAGACATTGGGGTCAGGGTGGAAACAGTATGGCAAATGCTGCAATGAAAGACCATGTTGCAAAT atataaGAGATTGTAGCGATCTTCCAAAGGATTCCCGAAATGGTATCTACAGGATTAAACCAGACCATGCAGAAGAATTCGATGTTTATTGTGATATGAAAGTTGATCATGGTGGTTGGACT GTTATACAAAGAAGAGAGAGTGGTGATCTTAATTTCATTGAAGGATGGGAAAAATACAAAACAGGATTTGGAAAACTTAAACGCGAATTTTGGTTAG GGAATGACAAGATTCACACCTTGACGTCACAAGGCAGATATGAACTGCTTATAGGTCTCGTTGACTTTGACAACAATCAAGCTCATGCTAAATACAAACATTTCTACATCGGGAATGAAACGTCTAAGTACAAAATCAATGTTTACGGTTACAGTGGTAGTGCTG GGGACAGCTTGAACTACCACAATGGAATGCCTTTCACTACCATTGACAGAGACAATGATCCATATATAGATAAGAACTGTGCCGCACTTTCAAATGGTGCATGGTGGTTTAGAACCTGTTTCCATAGTCATCTCAATGGAATATTTTTCAACAGGACGCCATCAAACCATTGGGGGGGAATTATTTGGAAAGACTGGAAAGGTTTTCATTATTCACTGAGAGCTACTGAAATGATGATTCGAAGACTGTAA